The DNA sequence GACCATAACTGCGGCCATGTGCGTGTGTTCGGTGACGAGGTGTTCGTTCATCATTTGCCACCCGTCGCCGCTATCACCCACCAGGTTCGTCGCCGGAACGACGACGTCATCGAACTGCAGCCGCGACGTCCCGGCTGCTTTCCGGGTAACAAACGGCAGTTCCTCGACCGTCACCCCCTCGAGTTCGGTTGGTACCAAGAGGGTGGAGATACCTTCGTACTTGCTCCCGCCGGGATCGGTCCGAACGTACAGATTAACCACAGTATCCTGGGATACGACAGCTGATTGGTAGGTCTTTTCGCCGTTGACGATGTACGTCCCATCATCGCGCTCGGCTCGGGTCTGCAGGCTCGCAGCGTCACTTCCGCCATCTGGCTCCGTGACGCCCACCGTGAATCTCCGTTTGCCGTCCAGCAGTGGGGGCACCATCCGTTCGATCTGCTCGTCAGTGCCGTTCCTGACGATGTTTTCTGCGACGGAACCCGACAGTAGCACCGGAATCCCGAAGTCGTAGCCGTACGTGCCGAGTTCCTCAAGGAGAACAACGTGTTTCACGTGTCCAGCTCCCTCTCCACCGTACGCTTCGGGTATCAAGAGGCCCAGCCAGCCACGATCGACGACTGCGTCGTATAATTCGTGGGGATATTCCCGGTTCTGGTATTTCTTCCGGAAATACTCGACGCCGAATTCCTCATCCACGAACTCCCTTACGGTTCTGCGCCACGCCTGTACGTCCGAGCTTTCGCTAATTCGCATGTACCCTCGTTTCGCCCAGTTCAGTAAATCACTGTCGGTGATACTGTGTGTCAAGGCCACAGACTGTTCGATCCGAACTCGCTGGACCGAGAGCGACCGTCTACCGGGAGACACTCACCGCAGCCCCCTCGACAGTTTGATCGCGTCGCTGGTACGGAGTAGATCTCTGTTTACTTGGCTCGCACTACACTCCCAGCAC is a window from the Natrinema halophilum genome containing:
- a CDS encoding acyl-CoA dehydrogenase family protein; this translates as MRISESSDVQAWRRTVREFVDEEFGVEYFRKKYQNREYPHELYDAVVDRGWLGLLIPEAYGGEGAGHVKHVVLLEELGTYGYDFGIPVLLSGSVAENIVRNGTDEQIERMVPPLLDGKRRFTVGVTEPDGGSDAASLQTRAERDDGTYIVNGEKTYQSAVVSQDTVVNLYVRTDPGGSKYEGISTLLVPTELEGVTVEELPFVTRKAAGTSRLQFDDVVVPATNLVGDSGDGWQMMNEHLVTEHTHMAAVMVGNARTAVQTALSHATEHERFGQPIAEFQTIKHRLADLQTEVEAARLLVYRAASKLDEGDRSRRLAAQAKLKAGEVLQEVTQEGMQILGGQGFLSENDMERYWREGKSATIAGGTSEIQRSVIAASLLDQ